The following proteins come from a genomic window of Prionailurus viverrinus isolate Anna chromosome D1, UM_Priviv_1.0, whole genome shotgun sequence:
- the LOC125177136 gene encoding olfactory receptor 226 — MEQRNQSGRVSEFVLLGFPAPAPLRALLFALSLLAYVLVLTENTLIIMAIRNHPTLHKPMYFFLANMSFLEIWYVTVTIPKMLAGFAGSKQSQGQLISFEGCMTQLYFFLGLGCTECVLLAVMAYDRYVAICHPLHYAVIVSGQQCVQLAAGSWAGGFGISMVKVFLISRLSYCGPNIINHFFCDVSPLLNLSCTDMSTAELTDFVLAIFILLGPLSVTGASYMAITGAVVRIPSPAGRHKAFSTCASHLTVVIIFYAASIFIYARPKALSAFDINKLVSVLYAVIVPLLNPIIYCLRNQEVKRALRHTLHLYQGQDAKRRKASRDG, encoded by the coding sequence ATGGAGCAGAGGAATCAGAGTGGGAGGGTAAGTGAGTTTGTGTTGCTGGGCTTCCCGGCTCCTGCGCCACTGCGGGCACTTTTATTTGCCCTTTCTCTGCTGGCCTATGTGTTGGTGCTGACTGAAAACACACTCATCATTATGGCAATTAGAAACCACCCCACCCTTCACAAACCCATGTACTTCTTTCTGGCTAATATGTCCTTCTTGGAGATCTGGTATGTTACTGTCACTATTCCCAAGATGTTAGCTGGATTTGCTGGGTCCAAACAGAGCCAGGGACAGCTAATCTCCTTTGAGGGCTGCATGACACAGCTCTATTTTTTCCTGGGACTGGGCTGCACTGAATGTGTCCTTCTTGCTGTTATGGCCTATgatcgctatgtggccatctgccaTCCTCTCCACTATGCTGTCATTGTCAGCGGTCAGCAGTGTGTGCAGCTTGCAGCTGGCTCCTGGGCTGGAGGTTTTGGTATCTCCATGGTCAAAGTTTTTCTCATTTCTCGCCTCTCCTACTGTGGACCCAACATCATCAACCACTTTTTCTGTGATGTCTCCCCATTACTCAATCTTTCATGTACTGATATGTCAACAGCAGAGCTTACAGACTTTGTTCTGGCCATTTTTATCCTGCTGGGGCCACTCTCTGTCACTGGGGCCTCCTATATGGCCATCACTGGTGCTGTGGTACGAATTCCCTCGCCTGCTGGGCGCCATAAAGCCTTTTCCACCTGTGCCTCTCACCTCACTGTTGTGATCATCTTCTATGCAGCCAGTATCTTCATCTACGCCCGGCCAAAGGCACTCTCAGCTTTTGACATCAACAAGCTGGTTTCTGTACTCTATGCTGTCATTGTACCTTTGCTCAACCCCATCATTTACTGCTTACGCAATCAAGAGGTCAAGAGAGCCCTACGCCATACGCTACACCTATACCAGGGCCAGGATGCTAAGCGCAGGAAAGCAAGCAGAGATGGGTAG